The following are from one region of the Myotis daubentonii chromosome 2, mMyoDau2.1, whole genome shotgun sequence genome:
- the PFKM gene encoding ATP-dependent 6-phosphofructokinase, muscle type, with product MTHEEHHAARTLGVGKAIAVLTSGGDAQGMNAAVRAVVRVGIFTGARVFFVHEGYQGLVDGGENIREATWESVSMMLQLGGTVIGSARCKDFREREGRLRAAHNLVKRGITNLCVIGGDGSLTGADTFRSEWSGLLNDLQKEGKITAEEAKKSSYLNIVGLVGSIDNDFCGTDMTIGTDSALHRIIEIVDAITTTAQSHQRTFVLEVMGRHCGYLALVTSLSCGADWVFIPECPPDDDWEEHLCRRLSETRTRGSRLNIIIVAEGAIDKHGKPITSEDVKNLVVKRLGYDTRVTVLGHVQRGGTPSAFDRILGSRMGVEAVMALLEGTPDTPACVVSLSGNQAVRLPLMECVQVTKDVTKAMSEKKFDEALKLRGRSFMNNWEVYKLLAHVRPPVSKTGLHTVAVMNVGAPAAGMNAAVRSTVRIGLIQGNRVLVVHDGFEGLAKGQIEEAGWSYVGGWTGQGGSKLGTKRTLPKKSLEQISANITKFNIQGLVIIGGFEAYTGGLELMEGRKQYDELCIPFVIIPATVSNNVPGSDFSVGADTALNTICTTCDRIKQSAAGTKRRVFIIETMGGYCGYLATMAGLAAGADAAYIFEEPFTIRDLQANVEHLVQKMKTTVKRGLVLRNEKCNENYTTDFIFNLYSEEGKGIFDSRKNVLGHMQQGGSPTPFDRNFATKMGAKAMNWMTGKIKESYRNGRIFANTPDSGCVLGMRKRALVFQPVAELKDQTDFEHRIPKEQWWLKLRPILKILAKYEIDLDTSEHAHLEHINRKRSGEAPV from the exons ATGACCCATGAAGAGCATCATGCAGCCAGAACCCTGGGGGTCGGCAAAGCCATCGCCGTGTTAACCTCTGGTGGAGATGCCCAAG GAATGAATGCTGCTGTCAGGGCTGTGGTCCGAGTTGGTATCTTTACTGGTGCCCGTGTCTTCTTTGTCCATGAG GGTTATCAAGGCCTGGTGGATGGTGGCGAGAACATCAGGGAAGCCACCTGGGAGAGCGTTTCGATGATGCTTCAGCTG GGAGGCACAGTGATTGGCAGTGCCCGGTGCAAGGACTTTCGGGAACGAGAGGGACGACTCCGAGCTGCCCACAACCTGGTGAAGCGTGGGATCACCAATCTGTGTGTCATTGGAGGTGATGGCAGCCTCACTGGAGCTGACACCTTCCGTTCTGAGTGGAGTGGCTTGTTGAATGACCTCCAGAAAGAGG GTAAGATCACAGCAGAGGAAGCAAAGAAGTCTAGCTACCTGAACATTGTGGGTCTGGTTGGATCAATTGACAATGACTTTTGCGGCACCGATATGACCATTGGCACTGACTCTGCCCTGCACCGGATCATCGAGATTGTAGATGCCATCACTACTACTGCTCAGAG CCACCAGAGAACGTTTGTGCTAGAGGTGATGGGCCGGCACTGTGG ATACCTCGCCCTTGTCACCTCTCTCTCCTGTGGCGCCGACTGGGTTTTTATTCCTGAATGTCCACCGGATGATGACTGGGAGGAGCACCTTTGTCGCCGGCTCAGCGAG ACAAGGACCCGTGGTTCTCGTCTGAACATCATCATTGTGGCTGAGGGTGCGATTGACAAGCATGGGAAACCAATCACCTCCGAAGACGTCAAGAAC CTGGTGGTAAAGCGTCTGGGATATGACACCCGGGTCACCGTCTTGGGGCACGTGCAGCGGGGTGGGACACCGTCAGCCTTTGACCGCATCCTG GGCAGCAGGATGGGTGTGGAAGCAGTGATGGCACTACTGGAGGGGACCCCAGACACCCCAGCCTGTGTGGTGAGCCTCTCCGGTAACCAGGCTGTGCGCCTGCCTCTCATGGAGTGTGTCCAGGTG ACCAAAGACGTGACCAAGGCCATGAGCGAGAAGAAGTTTGATGAAGCCCTGAAGCTGAGAGGCCG GAGCTTCATGAACAACTGGGAGGTGTACAAGCTTCTGGCTCATGTCAGACCCCCAGTGTCTAAG ACGGGCTTGCACACAGTGGCCGTGATGAATGTGGGGGCCCCGGCAGCAGGCATGAATGCCGCCGTCCGCTCCACCGTGAGAATTGGCCTCATCCAGGGCAACCGAGTTCTGGTTGTGCATGACGGCTTCGAGGGCCTGGCCAAGGGTCAG ATTGAGGAAGCTGGCTGGAGCTATGTTGGAGGCTGGACTGGCCAGGGTGGGTCTAAACTTGGGACTAAAAG GACTCTGCCCAAGAAGAGCTTAGAACAGATCAGTGCCAACATCACTAAGTTTAACATTCAGGGCCTTGTCATCATTGGGGGCTTTGAG GCTTACACAGGGGGCCTGGAACTGATGGAGGGCAGGAAGCAGTATGACGAGCTCTGCATCCCGTTTGTGATCATTCCTGCTACCGTCTCCAACAATGTCCCTGGCTCAGACTTCAGTGTGGGGGCTGACACAGCGCTCAACACAATTTGCACG ACCTGTGACCGCATCAAGCAGTCAGCAGCAGGCACCAAGCGTCGGGTGTTTATCATTGAAACTATGGGTGGCTACTGCGGCTACCTGGCCACCATGGCAGGCCTGGCGGCTGGGGCTGATGCCGCCTACATTTTTGAGGAGCCCTTCACCATTCGAGACCTGCAG GCGAATGTTGAACATCTGGTGCAAAAGATGAAAACAACTGTGAAAAGGGGCTTGGTGTTAAG GAATGAGAAGTGCAATGAGAATTATACTACTGACTTCATTTTCAACCTGTACTCTGAGGAGGGGAAGGGCATCTTCGACAGCAGGAAGAATGTGCTTGGCCACATGCAGCAG GGTGGGAGCCCAACTCCATTTGACAGGAATTTTGCCACTAAGATGGGTGCCAAGGCCATGAACTGGATGACTGGGAAAATCAAAGAGAGTTACCGTAATG GACGGATTTTTGCCAATACTCCAGACTCGGGCTGCGTTCTAGGGATGCGTAAGAGGGCCCTGGTCTTTCAACCAGTGGCTGAGCTGAAGGACCAGACCGATTTTGA GCACCGCATCCCCAAGGAACAGTGGTGGCTGAAGCTGAGGCCCATCCTCAAAATCCTAGCCAAATATGAGATTGACCTGGATACCTCAGAGCATGCGCACCTGGAGCACATCAATCGGAAGCGGTCTGGAGAAGCTCCTGTCTAA